The Fulvia fulva chromosome 6, complete sequence genome includes a window with the following:
- a CDS encoding Ubiquitin-conjugating enzyme E2 — protein MNSVAAKRLFSEYKSLSTDPPEGITAGPVNEDDLFVWEALIQGPEGTPFEGGIFPAELKFPRDYPLMPPVMKFTCDIWHPNVYPNGTVCISILHPPGDDPNHYEQASERWSPIQSVEKILISVMSMIAEPNDESPANVDAARQWRERRKEYEARVKADVRRSLGL, from the exons ATGAACTCCGTCGCGGCAAAGCGACTCTTCTCAGAGTACAAGTCACTCAGCACCGACCCACCAGAAGGCATCACCGCAGGACCAGTCAATGAAGATGACCTCTTCGTGTGGGAGGCGCTGATTCAAGGACCAGAGGGCACACCTTTCGAAGGTGGCATATTTCCAGCAGAACTAAAGTTCCCGCGTGATTATCCTCTCATGCCGCCTGTCATGAAGTTCACATGCGACATCTGGCACCCCAACG TATACCCAAATGGCACAGTGTGCATATCCATCTTACATCCTCCCGGTGACGATCCCAACCACTACGAGCAGGCCAGCGAACGATGGAGTCCAATTCAGAGCGTCGAGAAGATCTTGATCAGTGTCATGAGCATGATTGCTGAGCCGAACGACGAGAGTCCAGCGAATGTGGATGCGGCACGACAGTGGAGAGAGCGGAGGAAGGAATACGAGGCAAGAGTCAAGGCAGACGTCAGAAGGAGCTTGGGGCTATGA
- a CDS encoding Histone acetyltransferase, whose amino-acid sequence MTLKDDLKAALPTGFNANVRYVRSRPKACEPLFSALPGQQAEKTRVAGHFLAVSISPDSEATSTTNATSQQPRDVISFAIEVSVYTTKQLTTIFISKVDSTAHTSKVKPSPVKTTVTTLLQYLANKELRRHPRRKVVISLFARAQAQYLFPGSADSKTKHVLDDRQLIKWWARVLDPIIPRSGTSTDVTNICTIANGVTNENSSNQPVEPDVRYQGYLTVPGFAKNELRSFMPTPATTSPDTTPRWKPEHPLMDLARTRGLPEHAPPRCLLPRFEDDPKARYMTDLDEEIGIAHDAEVTISPSKRKSGRWNSVRSLDQFWEMMAFRQECSSGRAVGFLWLVISPEGSDAHGLGESQGGSQMTDFNSQETVFSQESLPPTNDLQPTSDPSVPLCSSPKKKRRKPLTGPVIPRQPRLKKADSSTLSHASVQDGEGLAVSKDGYDKVIHTLLQLDFANLDISVQSTSKWVKEVIGISGSGDFSFRVEGTANATTLVGAGQGNGNTVNDLGGMIRKKRKANDVAPAEAQQEAVPAVNVLSTNMVRKKPKAAVP is encoded by the coding sequence ATGACTCTCAAGGACGACCTCAAAGCTGCACTACCGACGGGATTCAATGCAAATGTTCGATATGTGAGGTCAAGACCGAAAGCTTGCGAGCCTCTGTTCTCGGCCTTGCCAGGTCAACAAGCAGAGAAAACGCGCGTGGCTGGTCACTTTCTAGCTGTGAGCATAAGTCCGGACTCAGAGGCGACATCGACGACGAACGCCACAAGTCAGCAGCCACGAGATGTGATCAGCTTCGCCATCGAGGTATCGGTATACACTACCAAGCAGCTCACGACCATATTCATCAGCAAGGTGGACTCTACAGCACACACTTCAAAGGTCAAGCCATCACCTGTCAAGACTACAGTCACAACTTTGCTGCAATATCTTGCCAACAAAGAACTGCGAAGACATCCCCGACGAAAGGTCGTGATCTCGCTGTTCGCTCGGGCGCAAGCGCAGTATCTATTTCCCGGGTCGGCTGATAGCAAGACAAAGCATGTCCTAGATGACAGGCAACTTATCAAGTGGTGGGCTCGTGTGTTGGACCCGATCATACCTCGTTCGGGAACGTCGACCGATGTCACTAACATTTGTACCATCGCGAATGGTGTGACGAACGAAAATTCGTCAAACCAACCCGTAGAACCCGACGTTCGATACCAGGGCTATCTTACGGTGCCTGGGTTTGCGAAGAACGAGCTCCGATCTTTCATGCCAACTCCAGCTACGACTTCGCCGGACACGACGCCACGATGGAAACCAGAGCACCCATTGATGGACCTTGCTCGCACCAGGGGCTTGCCCGAGCACGCACCACCAAGGTGTCTGCTACCACGATTCGAAGACGATCCGAAGGCAAGATACATGACCGATCTGGACGAGGAGATTGGCATCGCCCACGACGCAGAGGTTACGATCAGTCCTTCCAAGCGTAAGAGCGGCAGATGGAATTCTGTTCGTAgcctcgatcagttctggGAAATGATGGCGTTTAGGCAGGAATGCTCGTCTGGTAGGGCAGTTGGCTTTCTATGGCTGGTCATCTCGCCCGAAGGAAGTGATGCGCATGGCTTGGGTGAAAGCCAAGGTGGTTCTCAGATGACCGATTTCAACAGCCAGGAGACAGTTTTCAGTCAAGAGTCTTTGCCACCCACGAATGATCTTCAGCCGACGTCAGATCCTTCAGTTCCGTTGTGCAGCAGTCCCAAGAAGAAGCGGCGCAAGCCACTGACGGGTCCCGTCATCCCAAGACAGCCACGATTGAAGAAGGCAGACTCGTCGACTTTGTCCCACGCCTCGGTCCAGGATGGTGAGGGTCTAGCCGTCTCGAAGGATGGCTACGACAAAGTGATCCACACTCTCCTTCAGCTGGACTTTGCTAACCTCGACATATCTGTGCAATCAACATCGAAGTGGGTAAAAGAGGTCATCGGCATTTCAGGGAGTGGCGATTTCTCGTTCCGTGTAGAAGGCACTGCGAATGCGACCACACTCGTGGGCGCCGGCCAGGGGAATGGGAATACCGTCAACGATCTTGGCGGCATGAtccggaagaagaggaaagCCAACGATGTTGCACCAGCGGAGGCACAGCAGGAAGCGGTTCCTGCAGTCAATGTTCTGAGCACTAATATGGTGAGGAAGAAGCCAAAGGCTGCGGTGCCTTAG
- a CDS encoding Aromatic amino acid aminotransferase produces MARDGPANDTRPPPKDLSHHLSRVTKQRHASSIKMFYKYFQIPGIGQLAGGLPNNYYFPFDTLEAKVARPDRWQPTEIRPVDPPSNEEALAALSLPEKKFKVESSPLNQPQDAILVPHTSKQANPVKKIDLSTALQYGTAQGYPPLYYFIRQFTQQNLHPNCPYKGGPEVVLTNGNTDGFSKVLQAFTNEWSADKDWIRDKENILVEEFAYMAAVQAGKPRGLGIVPVAIDDEGMLAEGPGGLKDVLQNWDHKKGKLPHLMYTVTMGQNPTSGLLSLQRRRELYALCSKYDILIVEDDPYWYLQFPTAVAVNTTTIHDPANTSFNPDVSMFANGEPLPEGWKSSGYKFLDSLVPSSINIDTDGRVIRLDTFSKTVAPGCRLGWITAQPALIERLLRITEVTTQQPSGFVQPMIAELVLGPDHSGLDKSKTVTKGGKGPLPDGAGWKADGWVRWLEGLRGNYERRMNHMARILDDGKYLVKAGRRNSLNEEALDEADEWSVVEKTQILSFDWPVGGMFLWLKIHFESHPLWSSYKKSPERLSKALWILWTTKPFLVLVAPGSLFSPTDEIAAKKGWQFFRLCFAALNEEDLGPVTKRIAEGTQAFFRIKDKKTMEKLLEEGEEDEEGESRVQNRETMAMMAQMMGPC; encoded by the exons ATGGCACGAGATGGACCGGCCAACGACACCCGGCCGCCTCCAAAGGATCTCAGTCATCATCTCAGTCGAGTCACGAAGCAGCGTCATGCCAGCTCGATCAAGATGTTCTACAAGTACTTCCAGATCCCGGGAATAGGTCAGCTAGCTGGTGGCCTGCCAAACAACTACTATTTTCCATTCGACACACTCGAGGCCAAGGTTGCGCGACCAGATCGATGGCAGCCTACCGAGATTCGACCTGTCGATCCGCCATCCAACGAAGAGGCACTGGCAGCTTTGTCATTGCCGGAGAAAAAGTTCAAAGTGGAGAGCAGTCCTTTGAACCAACCACAGGATGCAATCCTTGTTCCTCACACCTCGAAGCAGGCCAACCCAGTCAAGAAGATTGATCTCTCTACTGCATTGCAGTATGGCACAGCACAAGGCTACCCACCACTCTACTACTTCATCAGACAGTTCACACAACAGAACTTACACCCAAACTGTCCATATAAGGGTGGTCCAGAAGTGGTATTGACAAACGGCAACACCGATGGATTCAGTAAAGTCTTGCAAGCTTTCACGAATGAGTGGAGCGCGGACAAGGATTGGATCAGAGATAAGGAGAATATTCTCGTTGAAGAGTTCGCATACATGGCTGCTGTGCAGGCTGGGAAACCACGAGGCCTTGGTATTGTGCCAGTAGCGATTGACGATGAGGGAATGCTGGCAGAAGGACCTGGCGGGCTGAAAGACGTGCTCCAGAATTGGGATCACAAGAAGGGCAAGTTGCCACATCTCATGTACACTGTGAC CATGGGCCAGAACCCAACATCCGGCCTCCTGTCCCTCCAGCGTCGCCGCGAACTCTACGCTCTCTGCTCAAAGTACGATATCCTTATCGTCGAAGATGATCCATACTGGTACCTCCAGTTCCCGACAGCTGTGGCCGTCAACACAACGACCATCCACGACCCGGCCAATACCTCCTTCAACCCAGACGTCTCCATGTTCGCTAACGGAGAGCCACTTCCCGAAGGCTGGAAGTCCAGCGGCTACAAGTTCCTCGATAGCCTCGTTCCAAGCTCCATCAACATTGATACCGACGGCCGCGTGATACGCCTCGACACTTTCAGCAAGACCGTCGCACCTGGCTGTCGTCTGGGCTGGATCACTGCGCAGCCAGCACTCATTGAGCGTCTACTCCGTATAACAGAAGTCACCACACAACAACCTTCCGGCTTCGTCCAACCCATGATCGCAGAACTCGTCCTAGGCCCAGATCACTCCGGCCTCGACAAGTCAAAGACTGTCACGAAAGGTGGCAAAGGTCCTCTTCCCGATGGCGCAGGCTGGAAAGCAGATGGTTGGGTCCGCTGGCTGGAGGGTCTGAGAGGTAACTACGAGCGACGCATGAACCACATGGCTCGCATCCTAGACGATGGGAAGTACCTGGTCAAAGCCGGTCGTCGCAACAGCCTCAACGAAGAAGCCCTCGACGAAGCAGACGAATGGTCCGTCGTTGAGAAGACCCAAATCCTCTCCTTCGACTGGCCCGTCGGTGGCATGTTCCTCTGGCTGAAGATCCACTTCGAGTCACACCCCTTGTGGTCAAGCTACAAGAAATCCCCCGAACGCCTCAGCAAAGCTCTCTGGATCCTCTGGACGACCAAACCCTTCCTCGTCCTCGTAGCCCCAGGATCACTCTTCAGTCCCACCGACGAGATCGCCGCCAAGAAGGGATGGCAGTTCTTCAGGTTATGCTTTGCTGCCCTCAACGAAGAGGATCTCGGCCCGGTCACGAAGCGGATCGCGGAGGGGACGCAGGCGTTCTTTAGGATTAAGGATAAGAAGACGATGGAGAAGTTGCTAGAGGAGGGTGAGGAGGACGAGGAAGGGGAGAGTCGGGTACAGAATCGAGAGACAATGGCGATGATGGCGCAGATGATGGGGCCGTGTTAG
- a CDS encoding tRNA A64-2'-O-ribosylphosphate transferase produces the protein MSPAPALHESELIFSSAASALKDALGELKRSNLSIKNRLKSIKQDSDFVSKVASAYGLPLVANERCGSWYIRPDLKAGSAYFKSTDGHFGQWGFSLRRLNLQVLDVVHDHGGCIIVDSTRRGKSMPDALSKTIPIWSTILNRLLFPDDASSHKLRTPLDVLSESEHAQIEGRLKTCEQDVGTLGLNLDELREKLHSKPLQVTWQRPDDALPTRSTQRQDNLIVLCTASNQTSNETSATSDYVQGAADDPESWSHGLDAAMFWKHSDKLLSATEDELPIVIAALVEDARSNKIRRASTLVKPTTSIYTSNNDEAEAAFAEYDVIISCVTKTSDVLSEKLKGRYVPLICSTGKVGSRQLRFQLPKLSAVNHNLEPTSKILVTCDTGKDLAIGTALALLCTSFTEGGALRQLPDIDTSINKTVIKQRLSWIMVSMPDASPSRATLQSVNAFLMG, from the coding sequence ATGTCGCCAGCGCCAGCACTCCACGAATCGGAACTCATTTTCTCGTCAGCAGCATCAGCACTCAAGGATGCCCTGGGTGAACTCAAACGCTCCAACCTCTCGATCAAGAATCGCTTGAAATCCATCAAGCAGGACTCCGACTTCGTGAGCAAAGTCGCCAGCGCATACGGCCTACCCCTGGTCGCCAACGAGCGATGCGGAAGTTGGTACATTCGTCCTGATCTGAAGGCTGGAAGTGCCTATTTCAAGAGTACAGATGGTCACTTTGGCCAGTGGGGCTTCAGTCTCCGGAGGCTCAATCTTCAGGTACTCGATGTCGTTCATGACCATGGAGGCTGCATCATCGTCGACTCTACACGACGTGGCAAAAGTATGCCTGACGCTCTGTCAAAGACGATACCGATCTGGAGCACGATATTGAACCGACTGCTCTTTCCAGACGATGCTTCTTCACACAAGCTGAGGACTCCTTTAGATGTTCTGTCAGAGTCAGAGCATGCGCAGATCGAGGGTCGCCTGAAGACATGTGAGCAAGACGTGGGGACTTTGGGTCTCAATCTTGATGAGCTTCGGGAAAAGCTGCACAGCAAGCCACTCCAAGTGACATGGCAAAGACCTGACGATGCTCTGCCTACACGCTCGACACAACGACAGGACAACCTGATTGTCTTGTGTACAGCCTCCAATCAAACCAGCAACGAGACCTCAGCCACTTCAGACTATGTACAGGGAGCCGCGGACGACCCTGAAAGCTGGTCTCATGGACTCGATGCTGCAATGTTTTGGAAGCATAGTGATAAATTGCTCTCCGCCACAGAGGACGAACTACCCATTGTCATTGCAGCTTTGGTCGAAGATGCTCGCTCGAACAAGATACGGCGAGCGTCAACTTTGGTCAAACCTACTACTAGCATCTACACCAGCAACAATGATGAAGCGGAAGCTGCCTTTGCAGAATACGACGTTATCATCTCCTGCGTAACAAAGACTAGTGATGTCCTGTCGGAAAAGCTCAAAGGCCGGTATGTACCACTGATCTGCTCGACCGGGAAGGTTGGCAGCCGGCAACTGCGCTTTCAGCTACCAAAGCTATCAGCTGTTAATCACAATTTGGAGCCGACCAGCAAGATACTGGTGACCTGCGATACTGGCAAAGATCTCGCTATAGGCACAGCATTAGCATTGTTATGCACGTCCTTCACGGAGGGAGGCGCGTTACGGCAGCTACCTGATATTGACACATCGATCAACAAGACTGTGATCAAACAGAGACTGAGCTGGATTATGGTGTCTATGCCGGATGCTTCGCCCAGCAGAGCGACCCTCCAGAGCGTCAACGCATTTCTGATGGGATGA
- a CDS encoding Cyclochlorotine biosynthesis protein R — protein MPSNDYDKERLLNEQDTDSELDNGFEEHNTRSRRGSWQERPSTSWETLSILILTIVISNICTGVFVVSKLKSNSNTGSNTAVLPKAHKVNTEEEDPPTIPRVEELPTAYTRFKWWTAWGMEAGATNDTNLPSAHVADELWEGVLPSHGLIAVDRSWAKEQHWPESMYLPKDEHGKEKGVYLLEGYHMIHCLSILRLSFTESRRGLPLTWPVGHTTHCFDALRQHIQCHADNTPLYTFGDSTAGDSQLRKCKSWDALRDFATENSACYMDSTKEIPLRDHFGYCEDGKPYQGGRDGLP, from the exons ATGCCTTCCAATGACTACGACAAAGAGCGCCTGCTCAACGAACAGGATACCGATTCGGAGCTGGACAATGGCTTTGAAGAACACAACACGCGATCGCGACGGGGTTCATGGCAAGAGCGACCGTCAACAAGCTGGGAAACATTATCTATTCTGATCCTGACCATCGTGATCTCAAATATTTGCACTGGAGTCTTCGTCGTCAGCAAGTTGAAAAGCAATTCCAACACAGGAAGCAACACTGCTGTGTTGCCAAAGGCCCACAAAGTTAACACCGAAGAGGAAGATCCTCCAACAATCC CGCGAGTTGAAGAATTGCCAACAGCATACACTCGGTTCAAATGGTGGACAGCTTGGGGCATGGAGGCTGGCGCGACAAACGACACGAATCTCCCTTCCGCACATGTCGCGGACGAACTGTGGGAAGGTGTCTTGCCTTCGCATGGTTTGATTGCGGTTGATCGATCATGGGCCAAGGAGCAGCACTGGCCAGAGTCTATGTACCTGCCCAAGGACGAACATGGCAAGGAGAAAGGTGTCTATCTCCTGGAAGGATACCACATGATTCATTGTCTGTCCATCCTTCGTTTAAGCTTTACAGAGAGCAGGAGAGGGCTACCATTGACTTGGCCGGTCGGGCATACAACGCATTGCTTCGATGCTTTGAGACAG CATATTCAATGCCATGCTGATAATACTCCTCTGTATACTTTTGGAGACTCTACGGCAGGCGATTCACAACTTCGCAAGTGCAAGAGCTGGGATGCTCTGCGAGATTTCGCAACCGAGAACTCTGCGTGCTACATGGACAGCACGAAGGAGATCCCGTTGAGAGATCACTTCGGGTACTGCGAAGACGGCAAGCCGTATCAAGGCGGCCGAGATGGCCTGCCATAA
- a CDS encoding DNA repair protein crb2, with translation MASVETDSSMGSVPQSVLLQAKKDLDEDAEPYNAPQFQHLESGETHERYITEQAASNLNAIDDVPESGAPATVQESADVDGESNVPESGEPSLQTPESMKKRRIPRLSPSKSAPTAEMEAMIQSSPSQDAFVQLTKAKSFHGGMAPEDTQPFDSQLYTESMVARSNISHHATPQKPPVPIAATPKTHETLLDTSPNTYNTIGSVISKTQHTLQEGQTGYVDLQWNTQQQSPVTSTQDFEELLESQNPETQIEAPARPTMPETPALAGQKRKAEDEIPTSAITLKKTPHYSQAFGFSASKPPMMTNTQLFQDQSSPLPDGPRSDPIASRPSPTSNELNLTSSPARQFVSSPALLKETRPRSAPGEPRDTYTSMKESQERRRLKMEARRQAQREARGETLSDDDEFEDSEDRRLHIRNMRRAFSEQAKQDAARLGTSYPARSRPSPSKKPNAMIDLVTPGTIQRGKRISFEDISDDELAAEEDAPEPEPEPEPEEEQHDEGLPESPRHDEEFEEHADDATENDEYDELGQAVLKSQGNDHDEEDDHQSIAESEGLNQSELEAEQAITVNDGNGTQLGNNVTEGTQQSTIADSQPAVEDRHSQGIRQIVQSSTSSFVPGSHYHQGKTSEEQATASSQRMAPPTIPASQANAERPFDIVRVPSSPPRFTADSTLSNGTGEASVQYQELREKFQNGCESTNEESTEQEIPESDLPDAEQERPRTALEESEDEETQETGNGAPYSTARTHVSASARSPAAKSSAAPSPAKVFASQQSRRTDDSPRKRAGVRRFSSMATDATSAVGSFDAMADVDDVFEKVMTDEDRAVLNVTSDPLEEPARQYKRRKIAREQPFDLVSSEAAPPVPVVPDTVEEEGSHQSVPPDVTAEDAEDEDELSRPEPTPKALRNSPSKANEAPAVPIVTELKAQSYSSESMLAREKAGSDAVSQLVKTRPVIDSTKKKTYGRASRRKSSRSEVVAPSRTSTSSKRAPVKNYAEEDDSEHDELEHEQVQEEETNDDEQAVQADITTIAENEGDDFHDADHFSDDPLHSEQHGQAEAGDKTIVAPKRIFAWFKGSYNGFYPATWLGVSPDGTTYSLKFDDETVTSIETQHVRSLDIQIGETVRVDKAGLRNKQWIVTGFGPAPASREERALVTDIYGNIRVQVQAKASRNSMSKDAPAPSDDAVETHTVLISELYFNMSMWANFKGRNFDPTLVKTKNKAEQPQARANTPSTRAGTPSTDTPASRSRRPVASAKVRTSTSRTSHLREGSVASSTSDMPTAIFSNMAFAVSYVSNDTEKGSITRTIRRNGGLVLDDGFEQLFELPTIGEAASISPKKKTPKKGIDQDQSGLRLKDEYKDIGFVAVIADKHSRRAKYMQALALGLPTISGRWIAHSMDASKNATLAEGQPNPVPWDRYLLPAGESSYLGGAVRSRPLDTYDATEARAGNIIPARSLLLNGDTVLIVAPKKGKSGWEKRKTYAFLTLALGAGKVQRVNDLQEAKAAVQADPESTIWVYVDGAIAEAERALFGGKAASGKKRKRGSDAAGGGEKKHSVTSGNVRIVDDEFVVQSLILGALID, from the exons ATGGCGTCGGTGGAGACGGACAGCAGCATGGGCAGCGTGCCGCAGTCGGTGCTGCTGCAGGCCAAGAAGGATCTGGACGAG GACGCCGAACCTTACAACGCGCCGCAGTTCCAGCACCTCGAGTCTGGGGAGACACACGAGCGGTATATCACCGAGCAGGCGGCGTCAAACCTCAATGCGATCGACGACGTGCCTGAGAGCGGCGCGCCTGCGACAGTACAAGAGTCGGCAGATGTGGATGGCGAGTCCAACGTCCCCGAGTCTGGCGAGCCATCATTGCAGACCCCAGAGTCTATGAAGAAGAGGCGCATACCGCGATTGTCACCCTCAAAGAGTGCACCCACAGCCGAGATGGAGGCTATGATACAATCGAGTCCGTCGCAGGACGCCTTCGTGCAGCTGACCAAAGCCAAGTCCTTCCATGGAGGTATGGCACCAGAGGATACACAGCCATTCGACTCCCAGCTGTACACGGAGTCAATGGTCGCGCGATCGAACATATCACATCACGCCACGCCGCAGAAGCCTCCAGTGCCTATCGCCGCGACGCCGAAGACCCACGAGACACTGCTGGACACGTCGCCAAATACCTACAACACTATTGGCTCCGTCATCAGTAAGACGCAACACACGCTACAAGAGGGTCAGACAGGCTATGTCGATCTGCAGTGGAACACCCAGCAGCAGTCGCCTGTCACGTCCACCCAGGATTTCGAGGAACTGTTGGAATCACAAAACCCCGAGACACAAATCGAGGCACCGGCAAGACCGACAATGCCTGAAACGCCCGCGCTTGCGGGGCAGAAGCGCAAGGCTGAGGACGAGATACCTACATCAGCCATCACACTGAAGAAGACACCGCACTATTCGCAGGCTTTTGGGTTCAGTGCCTCGAAGCCGCCGATGATGACAAACACTCAGCTGTTCCAGGATCAATCGTCGCCATTACCAGATGGTCCACGTTCAGATCCGATAGCCTCGCGACCGTCGCCCACATCGAACGAGCTTAACCTAACCTCCTCGCCCGCTCGACAATTTGTTTCATCACCCGCTCTACTCAAAGAGACTAGGCCGCGATCAGCTCCAGGTGAGCCGAGAGATACTTACACAAGCATGAAAGAGTCTCAAGAGCGGCGGAGATTGAAGATGGAAGCTCGTAGACAAGCGCAGCGGGAGGCACGAGGAGAAACCCTCTCAGACGATGACGAGTTTGAAGACTCTGAAGATCGTAGGCTGCACATTAGGAATATGCGCCGAGCCTTCAGTGAGCAAGCCAAGCAAGATGCAGCGCGGCTGGGAACGTCATATCCAGCGCGATCACGACCCTCTCCCAGCAAGAAGCCCAATGCAATGATCGATCTGGTGACACCAGGAACAATTCAGCGAGGCAAGCGAATTAGCTTCGAGGATATATCAGATGACGAGCTCGCAGCTGAGGAGGATGCGCCTGAGCCTGAGCCTGAGCCTGAGCCTGAAGAAGAGCAGCACGATGAGGGTCTGCCCGAGAGCCCTCGACACGATGAGGAGTTCGAGGAACACGCTGACGATGCCACCGAGAACGACGAGTACGATGAGCTTGGTCAAGCTGTGCTTAAGAGTCAGGGCAATGACCACGATGAGGAAGACGACCACCAGTCAATCGCAGAAAGTGAGGGCCTGAACCAGTCAGAACTGGAAGCCGAGCAAGCCATTACAGTGAACGATGGCAATGGTACCCAGCTTGGGAACAATGTGACAGAGGGCACTCAGCAGTCTACGATTGCAGATTCTCAACCTGCAGTCGAAGACAGACACAGTCAGGGCATCCGACAGATTGTCCAGTCCTCCACGTCATCATTCGTTCCTGGGTCCCATTACCATCAGGGCAAGACTAGCGAGGAGCAAGCGACAGCATCGTCACAACGCATGGCGCCACCAACAATACCCGCGTCCCAGGCTAATGCTGAGCGACCATTTGATATTGTTCGAGTGCCTAGTAGTCCACCTAGGTTTACTGCTGATAGCACACTGTCCAACGGCACTGGCGAGGCGTCTGTACAGTATCAGGAGTTGCGTGAGAAGTTTCAGAACGGATGCGAGTCGACAAACGAAGAGTCAACTGAGCAAGAAATCCCCGAAAGTGATCTGCCTGACGCTGAGCAAGAGAGACCTCGGACGGCCCTCGAGGAATCAGAAGACGAGGAGACTCAAGAGACTGGCAACGGTGCTCCTTATTCTACCGCCCGAACTCACGTCTCAGCTTCTGCACGCTCGCCTGCTGCGAAGAGCTCGGCCGCGCCATCCCCTGCGAAAGTGTTCGCAAGTCAACAGAGCAGGCGTACAGATGATTCACCTCGAAAGCGTGCTGGAGTACGCCGCTTTAGCTCAATGGCCACAGATGCTACCAGCGCAGTTGGCAGCTTCGACGCGATGGCTGATGTCGATGATGTCTTTGAGAAGGTCATGACCGACGAAGACCGCGCGGTCCTCAATGTGACTTCGGACCCACTGGAAGAACCGGCGAGgcagtataagcgccgtaagATCGCACGAGAGCAACCTTTCGACCTTGTCTCTTCTGAGGCCGCTCCTCCGGTGCCCGTGGTCCCTGACACTGTGGAAGAGGAAGGTTCTCACCAGTCTGTCCCTCCTGATGTCACCGCTGAGGATGCCGAAGACGAGGATGAGCTCTCGCGTCCTGAGCCGACTCCGAAAGCCCTTCGAAACAGCCCCAGCAAAGCAAACGAGGCACCGGCTGTGCCGATAGTGACTGAGCTTAAAGCACAATCGTACAGCTCAGAGAGTATGCTCGCTCGTGAGAAAGCCGGCTCCGATGCTGTATCGCAACTTGTAAAGACCAGACCAGTCATCGATTCGACTAAGAAGAAGACCTACGGTCGGGCGTCCAGACGGAAGTCGAGTAGGTCAGAGGTGGTCGCACCAAGCAGAACTTCTACCAGCAGCAAGCGAGCACCAGTCAAGAATTATGCCGAAGAAGACGACTCTGAACATGACGAGCTGGAACACGAACAGGTCCAAGAGGAAGAGACGAATGATGACGAGCAGGCAGTGCAAGCCGACATCACAACCATCGCCGAGAATGAAGGCGACGATTTCCACGACGCAGATCACTTTTCAGACGATCCGCTGCATAGCGAACAGCACGGCCAAGCAGAAGCTGGCGACAAGACTATAGTGGCGCCCAAGCGGATCTTTGCGTGGTTTAAAGGCAGCTACAACGGCTTCTATCCTGCGACGTGGCTTGGCGTGTCTCCAGATGGGACCACTTACAGCCTGAAATTTGACGACGAAACAGTGACGAGCATCGAGACTCAGCACGTCCGCAGTCTTGACATTCAGATTGGCGAGACCGTCAGAGTAGACAAAGCTGGCCTTCGGAACAAGCAGTGGATCGTCACTGGATTCGGACCTGCACCTGCATCACGAGAGGAGCGTGCTTTGGTCACAGACATTTATGGAAACATCAGGGTCCAGGTGCAGGCCAAGGCAAGTCGCAACAGCATGTCAAAGGACGCTCCTGCGCCGTCTGATGATGCCGTCGAGACACATACGGTACTGATTAGTGAGCTGTACTTCAATATGTCGATGTGGGCGAACTTTAAGGGTCGAAACTTCGATCCGACCTTGGTCAAGACGAAAAATAAGGCTGAGCAGCCGCAGGCACGCGCTAATACGCCTTCAACACGAGCGGGTACACCAAGTACGGACACCCCAGCTTCGAGGTCGCGGCGCCCTGTAGCATCAGCCAAGGTCAGGACATCAACAAGCAGAACATCGCATCTACGTGAAGGCTCGGTGGCATCGTCGACCAGCGACATGCCCACTGCCATCTTCAGCAACATGGCGTTCGCTGTCTCATACGTCTCGAACGATACCGAAAAGGGTAGCATCACACGTACGATCCGGCGCAATGGCGGTCTCGTGCTCGACGATGGCTTTGAGCAGTTATTTGAGCTTCCCACTATTGGTGAGGCAGCTTCGATTTCGCCTAAGAAGAAAACCCCGAAGAAAGGCATAGACCAAGACCAATCTGGGCTGCGTCTCAAGGATGAATACAAGGACATTGGCTTCGTGGCTGTCATTGCCGACAAGCACAGCAGACGAGCCAAGTACATGCAAGCTCTCGCACTGGGCTTGCCGACTATATCTGGTCGCTGGATTGCACACTCGATGGATGCCTCGAAGAATGCAACTCTTGCCGAGGGCCAGCCTAATCCAGTTCCTTGGGATAGATACCTGCTTCCTGCAGGTGAAAGCAGCTATCTGGGTGGTGCGGTGCGATCACGCCCACTCGACACCTACGATGCCACCGAAGCTCGGGCGGGCAACATCATCCCAGCGCGATCGCTGTTGCTTAACGGAGACACTGTGCTTATTGTAGCACCGAAGAAAGGCAAGTCTGGCTGGGAGAAGCGCAAGACGTATGCCTTCCTGACTCTCGCCCTCGGCGCGGGTAAGGTCCAGCGTGTCAATGACCTGCAGGAGGCGAAGGCTGCCGTacaagccgatcccgaaagCACCATCTGGGTGTATGTGGACGGTGCCATTGCTGAAGCTGAGAGAGCGCTTTTTGGCGGTAAAGCAGCTTCCGGCAAGAAACGCAAGAGAGGCAGCGATGCTGCTGGGGGCGGGGAAAAGAAGCACTCCGTCACAAGCGGAAATGTGCGAATTGTGGATGACGAGTTCGTTGTCCAGAGTTTGATTCTGGGTGCTCTGATCGACTGA